The following coding sequences are from one Deinococcus sp. JMULE3 window:
- a CDS encoding DNA methyltransferase: protein MTPTPTARLLNDQTELVPVHDLKPHPLNPNRNNPEEIAESIRASGWWGTVTVQRSTGQILVGEHRWRGAILAGLTHVPVFWVDVDDDRARVILLADNRYAERATRDPEALRRLLDQLRAGQGLDGTGYSEADHDALLTELAGEVQRELLTDEDDVPPLQATPVTRPGDLWTIGEHRLSCGDSTDPHQLQRLTAGLQVRLVWTDPPYNVNYEGKTKDRLKIQNDAMTPEQFRQFIAAAMSATASVMQPGACIYVAYAEVEGVAFRQGFDSAGLKYSQTIVWVKNAAVMSRQDYNWRHEPMLYGWKLGAGHYFGQDFTNTTVIDGSADLTKLSKGELVDLLTQIRDFSTAMYENKPTRNDLHPTMKPPNLIRRMILNSSRPGDIVMDPFGGSGSTMLAAHQAGRIGVLNELDPHYCDQIIRRMRDATGLIATRHDGRTFHDLEQEPR from the coding sequence ATGACCCCGACCCCGACCGCCCGCCTGCTGAACGACCAGACCGAACTCGTGCCGGTACACGACCTCAAACCCCACCCGCTCAACCCGAATCGCAACAATCCCGAGGAGATTGCCGAGAGCATCCGCGCCTCGGGCTGGTGGGGCACCGTCACGGTGCAGCGCAGCACCGGGCAGATCCTGGTCGGCGAACACCGCTGGCGCGGCGCGATCCTCGCCGGGCTCACGCACGTGCCGGTCTTCTGGGTGGACGTCGACGACGACCGCGCCCGGGTCATCCTGCTGGCCGACAACCGCTACGCCGAACGCGCCACGCGCGACCCGGAAGCGCTGCGCCGCCTGCTCGACCAGCTGCGCGCAGGCCAGGGCCTGGACGGCACCGGGTACAGCGAGGCGGACCACGACGCCCTCCTGACCGAACTGGCCGGAGAGGTGCAGCGCGAACTCCTCACCGACGAGGATGACGTCCCGCCCCTGCAGGCCACGCCCGTCACCCGCCCCGGCGACCTCTGGACGATCGGTGAGCATCGCCTAAGCTGTGGGGACAGCACCGACCCCCACCAGCTCCAGCGGCTCACCGCGGGCCTGCAGGTGCGGCTGGTCTGGACCGACCCTCCGTACAACGTGAACTACGAGGGCAAAACCAAGGACCGGCTGAAGATCCAGAACGACGCGATGACCCCGGAGCAGTTCCGGCAGTTCATCGCGGCCGCCATGAGCGCCACGGCCAGCGTCATGCAGCCCGGTGCGTGCATCTACGTCGCCTACGCCGAGGTGGAAGGCGTCGCGTTCCGGCAGGGCTTCGACTCGGCCGGACTGAAGTACTCGCAGACCATCGTCTGGGTGAAGAACGCCGCCGTCATGAGCCGCCAGGACTACAACTGGCGGCACGAGCCCATGCTGTACGGCTGGAAGCTGGGCGCCGGGCACTACTTCGGGCAGGACTTCACCAACACCACGGTGATCGACGGCAGCGCCGACCTGACCAAGCTCAGCAAAGGCGAGCTGGTGGACCTTCTCACCCAGATCCGGGACTTCAGCACGGCCATGTACGAGAACAAACCCACCCGGAACGACCTGCACCCCACCATGAAGCCACCCAACCTCATCCGCCGGATGATCCTGAACTCCAGCAGGCCAGGCGACATCGTCATGGACCCCTTCGGGGGGAGTGGCAGCACCATGCTCGCCGCCCACCAGGCAGGCCGGATTGGTGTCCTCAACGAACTCGACCCGCACTACTGCGACCAGATCATCCGCCGCATGCGAGACGCGACCGGGCTGATCGCCACCCGCCATGACGGCCGCACCTTCCACGACCTCGAACAGGAGCCCAGATGA